One Gemmatimonadaceae bacterium genomic region harbors:
- the ispF gene encoding 2-C-methyl-D-erythritol 2,4-cyclodiphosphate synthase, with protein sequence MRTGIGYDSHRFAPGGPMRLGGVDVPSDVVLVGHSDGDAICHALTDAILGAAGAGDIGEMFADTDPANRGRDSVEMLLAAYDRVRALGFTLTNIDVTVIAERPRIGPHRLRIRERLSAVLQLELGAVSVKGKTNEGMGWIGRGEGLACVAVATLGSARATAAG encoded by the coding sequence ATGCGCACGGGAATCGGCTACGACTCGCACCGCTTCGCCCCCGGAGGCCCCATGCGCCTCGGGGGCGTCGACGTTCCGTCGGATGTGGTCCTCGTGGGGCACTCCGACGGCGATGCGATCTGCCACGCGCTCACCGACGCCATCCTCGGCGCCGCGGGCGCGGGCGACATCGGCGAGATGTTTGCCGACACCGATCCCGCGAACCGCGGCAGGGATTCGGTGGAGATGCTGCTGGCGGCGTACGATCGCGTGCGTGCGCTGGGCTTCACGCTGACCAACATCGACGTGACGGTGATTGCCGAGCGTCCGCGGATCGGCCCGCACCGCCTGCGCATCCGCGAGCGCCTGTCGGCGGTGTTGCAGCTGGAGCTGGGCGCGGTCAGCGTGAAGGGGAAGACGAACGAGGGGATGGGGTGGATCGGGCGCGGCGAGGGACTGGCCTGCGTCGCAGTTGCGACGCTCGGTTCCGCGCGCGCCACCGCCGCTGGCTGA
- a CDS encoding membrane dipeptidase, with amino-acid sequence MADRSMNTLLAPAPYTAPPAAESLLRTLDVVDLHADALLWPRDLLERHDYGHVDVPRLQDGHVALQVFSVVTKTPRGINYERNTATTDNITILAIAERYPVRAWFSVFGRARWQARRLRDAVARSAARGDSALRLVTSREELAALLALRRRGRPAIGALLATEGLHPLEGRLDFLDSLAADGFRMFGFTHFFDNEVGGSAHGVEQGGLTPFGRQVVARMDSLGLVIDVAHASPRLVDDILATTRRPIVVSHGGVQGTCPGPRNLTDDQLRRIAAGGGVVGIGYWDGAICEPTAASFARAVAYAMRVAGEDHIALGSDFDGSTAEPFDASGMGLVAAALRDAGLSDEQVRKVMGENALRLLGELLPSR; translated from the coding sequence ATGGCCGACCGCTCCATGAACACGCTGCTGGCCCCTGCGCCGTACACGGCCCCACCGGCGGCAGAGTCGCTCCTGCGCACGCTTGACGTGGTCGACCTCCACGCCGACGCCCTGCTGTGGCCGCGCGACCTGCTCGAGCGGCATGACTACGGGCACGTCGACGTCCCGCGCCTCCAGGACGGACATGTCGCCCTGCAGGTGTTCTCCGTGGTGACCAAGACGCCGCGCGGTATCAACTACGAGCGCAATACCGCAACGACGGACAACATCACGATCCTCGCCATTGCCGAGCGGTACCCGGTTCGCGCCTGGTTCTCGGTCTTCGGTCGCGCGCGCTGGCAGGCGAGGCGGCTCAGGGATGCGGTGGCGCGCAGCGCGGCGCGCGGCGACTCGGCGTTGCGCCTGGTGACATCCCGCGAAGAGCTCGCGGCACTCCTCGCCCTGCGCCGGCGCGGTCGCCCCGCCATCGGCGCGCTCCTCGCCACGGAGGGGTTGCATCCGCTCGAGGGGCGCCTCGACTTCCTCGACTCGCTCGCCGCCGACGGCTTTCGCATGTTTGGCTTCACCCACTTCTTCGACAACGAGGTGGGCGGGTCGGCGCATGGGGTGGAGCAGGGGGGGCTTACGCCCTTCGGCCGGCAGGTGGTCGCGCGGATGGACTCGTTAGGGCTGGTGATCGACGTCGCGCACGCCTCGCCGCGCCTCGTGGACGACATCCTCGCCACGACGCGCCGTCCGATCGTCGTCTCGCACGGCGGGGTGCAGGGCACCTGCCCGGGGCCGCGCAACCTCACCGACGACCAGCTGCGGCGCATCGCCGCCGGCGGCGGGGTGGTGGGGATCGGCTACTGGGACGGCGCCATATGCGAGCCCACGGCGGCGTCCTTTGCCCGGGCGGTCGCTTACGCGATGCGGGTCGCCGGGGAGGACCACATTGCCCTCGGGTCTGACTTCGATGGGAGCACCGCCGAGCCGTTCGACGCCAGCGGGATGGGCCTGGTGGCGGCGGCGCTGCGCGACGCGGGGCTGTCGGACGAGC
- the xerD gene encoding site-specific tyrosine recombinase XerD, giving the protein MGEPLTPDDVARAFYLERFDDFLSLEQGSSERTRDAYGRDVARLAIFAVTKGVRAPGALDARLLRDFVYHLKDLGLSPSSIRRNVSGVRTYFRFLLGEGVVASDPSDRLEMPKRWRDLPDVLSVEEVDRLLGAPLIDDAMFFRDRAMLELAYGAGLRVSEWIGLQVKDVLLDEGLVRVFGKGAKERLVPVGRSAVGAIDLYLRELRPRLERGSGKGILFLNARGQALSRMGAWKILRKHVEGAGIEKHVSPHTLRHSFATHLLEGGADLRAVQDMLGHADISTTQIYTHVNRDYLRTVHRQYHPRG; this is encoded by the coding sequence ATGGGCGAGCCGCTGACGCCCGATGACGTGGCGCGCGCCTTCTACCTGGAGCGCTTCGACGACTTCCTCTCGCTCGAGCAGGGCTCGTCGGAGCGCACGCGCGACGCGTACGGACGCGACGTGGCGCGCCTCGCCATCTTCGCCGTCACCAAGGGGGTGCGTGCTCCCGGTGCACTCGACGCGCGACTGCTGCGCGACTTCGTCTACCACCTCAAGGACCTGGGGCTCTCGCCATCGTCCATCCGGCGCAACGTGTCGGGGGTGCGGACGTACTTTCGCTTTCTGCTGGGCGAAGGGGTCGTTGCCAGCGATCCCAGCGACCGTCTGGAGATGCCCAAGCGCTGGCGCGACCTCCCCGACGTCCTCTCGGTGGAAGAAGTCGACCGGTTGCTGGGGGCGCCGCTGATCGACGATGCGATGTTCTTTCGCGACCGGGCGATGCTCGAACTGGCCTACGGGGCGGGGCTCCGCGTGAGCGAGTGGATCGGGCTGCAGGTGAAGGACGTCCTCCTCGACGAGGGGTTGGTGCGCGTCTTCGGCAAGGGCGCCAAGGAACGACTGGTTCCCGTGGGACGCTCGGCGGTTGGCGCGATCGACCTGTACCTGCGCGAGTTGCGCCCGCGGCTCGAGCGGGGGAGCGGGAAGGGGATCCTCTTCCTCAATGCGCGTGGCCAGGCGCTGTCGCGCATGGGGGCGTGGAAGATCCTTCGCAAGCACGTGGAGGGCGCCGGCATCGAGAAACACGTATCGCCCCACACGCTGCGCCATTCCTTTGCGACGCACCTGCTGGAGGGCGGGGCCGACCTGCGGGCGGTGCAGGACATGCTGGGGCACGCGGACATCTCCACGACGCAGATCTACACGCACGTCAACCGCGACTATCTGCGCACCGTTCACCGGCAGTATCATCCGCGTGGGTGA
- a CDS encoding DedA family protein, with product MLQLQSLLDWLSALHPATLLAAMAALAAVENIFPPIPADVLVAFGGFLAARNQASPWPAFLAVWLGNVAGALAMYVAGRRLGRAWIARRFHVAPGGRNEARLAAWHERYGALAFFVSRFLPGVRALVPPMSGALHFPLPGLAIAISAASAIWYGAITWLAFTAGSNWELLARQVGRLGRWSGVVAGVVVVVALGAWYVARRRKGGAGEE from the coding sequence GTGCTGCAGCTGCAATCGCTGCTGGACTGGCTCTCGGCGCTCCATCCGGCCACGCTCCTGGCCGCCATGGCGGCGCTGGCCGCGGTCGAGAACATCTTCCCACCCATTCCGGCCGACGTGCTGGTGGCGTTCGGCGGGTTTCTGGCCGCCCGCAACCAGGCTTCGCCGTGGCCGGCCTTCCTCGCCGTCTGGCTCGGCAACGTGGCGGGGGCGCTGGCCATGTACGTGGCGGGACGGAGGCTGGGACGCGCCTGGATTGCGCGGCGCTTCCATGTGGCGCCGGGAGGGCGAAATGAGGCTCGCCTTGCCGCCTGGCATGAGCGCTACGGCGCTCTCGCCTTCTTCGTGAGCCGATTCCTTCCCGGCGTGCGCGCCCTCGTCCCGCCCATGTCTGGCGCGCTGCACTTCCCGCTGCCGGGGCTGGCCATCGCGATTTCCGCCGCCTCGGCCATCTGGTACGGGGCAATCACCTGGCTCGCTTTCACCGCGGGGAGCAACTGGGAGCTGCTGGCGCGCCAGGTTGGGCGGCTCGGACGCTGGTCGGGGGTGGTGGCGGGAGTGGTCGTCGTCGTGGCGCTGGGCGCCTGGTACGTCGCGCGGCGCCGAAAGGGCGGCGCGGGGGAGGAGTAA
- a CDS encoding aminodeoxychorismate/anthranilate synthase component II, whose translation MLLVIDNYDSFTYNLVQYFGELGASPVVHRNDALTVDAVRAMSPRAIVISPGPCTPHEAGISVPVIRALGATTPLLGVCLGHQAIGEAYGGRVVRASRVMHGKVSEVVHEGSGLFQGLPSPLRVMRYHSLIVERVSLPDTLDVVAHAADLPDEIHALRHRSHPVWGVQFHPESILTQGGKEMLRNFLAMADAFHARARAA comes from the coding sequence GTGCTCCTCGTCATCGACAACTACGACTCCTTCACGTACAACCTGGTCCAGTACTTCGGTGAACTGGGGGCGTCGCCGGTGGTGCACCGCAACGACGCGCTCACGGTCGATGCGGTGCGCGCGATGTCGCCGCGGGCCATCGTGATCTCGCCAGGGCCGTGCACGCCACACGAGGCGGGGATCAGCGTCCCCGTGATCCGTGCCCTGGGCGCCACCACGCCGCTGCTGGGAGTTTGTCTCGGGCACCAGGCGATCGGCGAGGCGTACGGCGGTCGCGTGGTGCGCGCCTCGCGCGTGATGCACGGCAAGGTGTCGGAGGTGGTGCACGAGGGGAGCGGGCTCTTTCAGGGGCTCCCGTCGCCGCTCCGTGTGATGCGCTACCACTCGTTGATCGTGGAGCGGGTCTCGCTCCCCGACACGCTCGACGTCGTGGCGCACGCCGCCGACCTGCCTGACGAGATCCACGCCCTGCGCCACCGCTCGCACCCGGTGTGGGGGGTGCAGTTCCATCCCGAGTCGATCCTGACGCAGGGTGGCAAGGAGATGCTGCGCAACTTCCTCGCGATGGCCGACGCCTTTCACGCGCGCGCGCGCGCGGCCTGA